The Streptomyces sp. NBC_01353 genome contains a region encoding:
- a CDS encoding MMPL family transporter, whose translation MATFLYKLGRSAFRRRRLVALLWVALLALAGVGAATAPAATSSSFSIPGTEAQKAFDLLEQRFPGGNADGATARVVFKAPEGQKMTDPANKAKVQDVVGELKAGSDEVAQVTDPYTAQAVSKDGSTAYVSVSYKVSGMELSDATREALQKTGHDAQGKGLTVEIGGDALQTMPETGAGEIVGVVIAGIVLVITFGSLVAAGLPLLTAIIGVGIGVSSITALANVLDLGSTTSTLAMMIGLAVGIDYALFIVSRYRAELADGREREDAVGRAVGTAGSAVVFAGLTVVIALVGLAVVNIPMLTKMGFAAAGTVVIAVLIALTLIPAMLGFAGAKIVGRKERKGLKKPDDKPNMGTRWARFVIRRPVMVLLVGVLGLGAIALPAASLEMGLPDDGVKPTSATERRAYDLLSDGFGPGFNGPLMVVVDGDKAVADATVKKIEGLNGVVAVTPPTPNKAGDTAMITVIPKDRPSSVETENLVHDIRDATDDNVLVTGATAMNIDFSQKMNDALVPYLALVVGLAFLLLMVVFRSILVPLKAALGFLLSVVAALGAVVAVFQWGWLGSLFGVEQTGPIMSMMPIFMVGVVFGLAMDYEVFLVTRMREAYVHGERPGEAIVTGFRHSARVVTAAAVIMIAVFSGFIGMTDQMIKMIGFGLAVAVLFDAFVVRMAIVPAVLALLGHKAWWLPKWLDKALPNVDVEGEGLVTEDAGPQEPERELVKV comes from the coding sequence GTGGCCACGTTCCTCTACAAGTTGGGTCGCTCCGCCTTCCGGCGCCGACGGCTCGTCGCCCTCCTCTGGGTGGCGCTCCTCGCGCTCGCCGGGGTCGGCGCCGCCACCGCGCCCGCCGCGACCTCCAGCTCCTTCTCGATACCCGGCACCGAGGCCCAGAAGGCCTTCGACCTCCTTGAGCAGCGCTTCCCCGGCGGCAACGCCGACGGGGCCACCGCCCGCGTCGTCTTCAAGGCCCCCGAGGGCCAGAAGATGACCGACCCGGCCAACAAGGCCAAGGTCCAGGACGTCGTCGGCGAGCTGAAGGCCGGCTCCGACGAGGTCGCCCAGGTCACCGACCCGTACACCGCCCAGGCGGTGTCGAAGGACGGCTCGACCGCCTACGTCTCCGTCAGCTACAAGGTCTCCGGCATGGAGCTGAGCGACGCGACGCGCGAGGCGCTGCAGAAGACCGGGCACGACGCGCAGGGGAAGGGGCTGACCGTCGAGATCGGCGGTGACGCCCTTCAGACCATGCCCGAGACCGGCGCGGGCGAGATCGTCGGTGTGGTCATCGCCGGCATCGTGCTCGTCATCACCTTCGGTTCGCTGGTCGCCGCCGGACTCCCGCTGCTGACCGCGATCATCGGCGTCGGCATCGGCGTCTCCTCGATCACGGCGCTCGCGAACGTCCTCGACCTCGGCTCCACCACCTCCACCCTCGCGATGATGATCGGCCTCGCGGTCGGCATCGACTACGCCCTCTTCATCGTCTCCCGCTACCGCGCGGAGCTCGCCGACGGCAGGGAGCGCGAGGACGCCGTGGGCCGCGCGGTCGGCACGGCCGGTTCGGCCGTCGTCTTCGCCGGTCTGACCGTGGTCATCGCCCTGGTCGGCCTGGCCGTCGTCAACATCCCGATGCTGACGAAGATGGGCTTCGCCGCCGCCGGCACGGTCGTGATCGCCGTCCTGATCGCGCTCACCCTGATCCCGGCCATGCTCGGCTTCGCGGGCGCCAAGATCGTGGGCCGCAAGGAGCGCAAGGGGCTCAAGAAGCCGGACGACAAGCCCAACATGGGCACCCGCTGGGCCCGGTTCGTCATCCGCCGCCCGGTCATGGTCCTGCTCGTCGGCGTCCTCGGCCTCGGCGCGATCGCCCTGCCTGCCGCATCCCTGGAGATGGGTCTGCCGGACGACGGCGTCAAGCCCACCTCCGCCACCGAGCGCCGCGCCTACGACCTGCTGTCGGACGGCTTCGGCCCCGGGTTCAACGGGCCGCTGATGGTCGTCGTCGACGGTGACAAGGCCGTGGCCGACGCCACCGTGAAGAAGATCGAGGGCCTGAACGGGGTCGTGGCGGTCACCCCGCCGACGCCCAACAAGGCCGGCGACACCGCGATGATCACGGTGATCCCGAAGGACCGCCCCTCCTCGGTGGAGACCGAGAACCTGGTGCACGACATCCGGGACGCGACCGACGACAACGTCCTGGTCACCGGCGCCACGGCGATGAACATCGACTTCTCGCAGAAGATGAACGACGCGCTCGTGCCCTATCTGGCACTCGTCGTCGGGCTCGCCTTCCTGCTCCTCATGGTGGTCTTCCGCTCGATCCTGGTCCCGCTGAAGGCGGCCCTCGGCTTCCTGCTCTCGGTGGTCGCCGCCCTCGGCGCGGTCGTCGCGGTCTTCCAGTGGGGCTGGCTCGGCTCCCTCTTCGGGGTCGAGCAGACCGGCCCGATCATGTCGATGATGCCGATCTTCATGGTGGGTGTCGTCTTCGGTCTCGCGATGGACTACGAGGTCTTCCTCGTCACCCGGATGCGCGAGGCGTACGTCCACGGGGAGCGCCCCGGCGAGGCGATCGTGACCGGCTTCCGGCACAGCGCCCGGGTGGTCACCGCCGCGGCGGTGATCATGATCGCGGTCTTCTCCGGCTTCATCGGCATGACCGACCAGATGATCAAGATGATCGGCTTCGGTCTCGCCGTCGCCGTCCTCTTCGACGCCTTCGTGGTCCGGATGGCGATCGTCCCGGCGGTGCTGGCCCTGCTCGGCCACAAGGCATGGTGGCTGCCCAAGTGGCTGGACAAGGCGCTGCCGAACGTCGACGTGGAGGGCGAGGGCCTGGTCACCGAGGACGCCGGGCCCCAGGAGCCCGAGCGTGAGCTCGTGAAGGTCTGA
- a CDS encoding endonuclease/exonuclease/phosphatase family protein: protein MRKRLWGALGAALLALSGASASGGTAQAAPAAATPPPGTNLQVMSWNMCGVERWGCEGTGTAAEKADVVKQYVQSHYVQAVLLQEVCAGGLDDLMTKLGAGWSKSFAPYHWSQKGVRTPSPCATGAGSDPNDLVGTAIVVKAGLADAQQYPTTQPWTGLNPPFQCATATYFDVRLCSVHVSTKGANPEHPDWDYRDDQLAEIKTVVSGFPKVAFGGDFNASPPDRPGNPDVWIWPAGLYSQGPGTPGYQECDQQGAARTGRDTHDGGWKLDYLFSSEARRWCLVADTPRSDHHVVIESLTITPPAG from the coding sequence TTGAGGAAGAGACTGTGGGGGGCGCTCGGCGCTGCCCTTCTGGCCCTGTCCGGCGCGTCGGCGTCCGGGGGGACGGCGCAGGCCGCGCCCGCGGCGGCGACACCGCCGCCGGGGACCAACCTGCAGGTCATGAGCTGGAACATGTGCGGCGTCGAGCGGTGGGGATGCGAGGGCACCGGCACGGCGGCCGAGAAGGCCGACGTGGTGAAGCAGTACGTGCAGAGCCACTACGTGCAGGCCGTCCTGCTCCAGGAGGTCTGCGCCGGCGGCCTCGACGACCTGATGACCAAGCTCGGCGCGGGCTGGAGCAAGAGCTTCGCGCCGTACCACTGGTCGCAGAAGGGCGTGCGGACCCCGAGCCCCTGCGCGACCGGCGCCGGTTCCGACCCGAACGACCTCGTCGGCACCGCGATCGTCGTCAAGGCCGGGCTCGCGGACGCTCAGCAGTACCCGACGACCCAGCCCTGGACCGGGCTGAACCCGCCGTTCCAGTGCGCGACCGCGACCTACTTCGACGTACGGCTCTGCAGCGTGCACGTGTCGACGAAGGGCGCCAACCCGGAGCACCCGGACTGGGACTACCGCGACGACCAGCTCGCGGAGATCAAGACGGTCGTCTCCGGCTTCCCGAAGGTGGCCTTCGGCGGCGACTTCAACGCGAGCCCGCCGGACCGGCCGGGCAACCCCGACGTCTGGATCTGGCCGGCCGGGCTGTACTCCCAGGGTCCGGGCACCCCCGGCTACCAGGAGTGCGACCAGCAGGGGGCGGCCCGCACGGGCCGGGACACCCACGACGGCGGCTGGAAGCTCGACTACCTCTTCAGCAGCGAGGCCCGGCGGTGGTGTCTGGTGGCCGACACTCCGCGCTCGGACCACCACGTGGTCATCGAGAGCCTGACGATCACTCCCCCGGCGGGCTGA
- a CDS encoding SsgA family sporulation/cell division regulator: protein MAPTADDRAVVDHAKGRIITDAPLSRPVPVALRFDPEATPATVRFVFPGNIEWSFPRALLETGMRAPTRRGDIGVWPCGRVQTVVEFHTTDGVAVVQFDTTALLRFLKHTYAVTASIAP, encoded by the coding sequence ATGGCCCCCACCGCGGATGACCGAGCAGTCGTGGATCACGCCAAGGGACGGATCATCACCGACGCCCCGCTCTCTCGCCCCGTCCCCGTCGCCCTGCGCTTCGATCCCGAGGCGACCCCCGCCACCGTGCGCTTCGTCTTCCCCGGCAACATCGAGTGGTCCTTCCCGCGCGCCCTCCTGGAGACCGGGATGCGCGCCCCGACGCGGCGCGGCGACATAGGCGTCTGGCCCTGCGGCCGGGTGCAGACGGTGGTCGAGTTCCACACGACGGACGGTGTCGCGGTCGTCCAGTTCGACACCACGGCCCTGCTGCGCTTCCTGAAACACACCTACGCCGTCACCGCGTCGATCGCCCCGTAG
- a CDS encoding energy-coupling factor ABC transporter permease, with product MHVPDGFINAPVSAAAGVVAVGAVAVSLRGARRELDERAAPLAGLVAAFIFAVQMLNFPVAAGTSGHLLGGALAAILVGPYTGVLCIAVVLLMQGILFADGGLTALGVNITVMGVVTVVVAYALFRGLVLVLPRTRRSVTVASFVAALVSVPAAAAAFTLVHAFGGTIDVPLGKVLTAMVGVHTLIGIGEAAITMLTVGAVVAVRPDLVYGARGLSTPLKLRVNGELVDAVPAAAPADPRSPKKVWIGGVVAALVLAGFVSFYASASPDGLEKVAADKGIDKNVEEHAVADSPLADYGVKGVEAARLSGGLAGVIGVGATLAVGTGAFWAVKRRRDAASVAQV from the coding sequence GTGCATGTACCCGACGGATTCATCAACGCCCCTGTATCGGCCGCCGCCGGTGTCGTCGCCGTCGGCGCCGTCGCCGTCAGCCTGCGCGGTGCCCGCCGAGAACTGGACGAGCGGGCCGCCCCGCTGGCCGGCCTCGTCGCGGCCTTCATCTTCGCCGTGCAGATGCTGAACTTCCCGGTCGCCGCCGGGACCAGCGGACATCTGCTCGGCGGTGCGCTCGCCGCGATCCTCGTGGGGCCGTACACCGGAGTGCTCTGTATCGCCGTCGTCCTGCTCATGCAGGGCATCCTCTTCGCGGACGGCGGACTCACCGCGCTCGGCGTGAACATCACCGTCATGGGCGTCGTCACGGTCGTCGTCGCGTACGCGCTCTTCCGCGGCCTCGTCCTCGTCCTGCCGCGCACCCGCCGCTCGGTGACCGTCGCCTCCTTCGTCGCCGCGCTCGTCTCCGTGCCCGCCGCGGCCGCCGCCTTCACCCTCGTCCACGCCTTCGGCGGCACCATCGACGTACCGCTCGGCAAGGTGCTCACCGCGATGGTCGGCGTGCACACGCTCATCGGCATCGGCGAGGCCGCCATCACCATGCTGACCGTCGGCGCGGTCGTCGCCGTCCGCCCCGACCTCGTGTACGGCGCCCGCGGCCTGAGCACCCCGCTCAAGCTGCGCGTGAACGGCGAACTGGTCGACGCGGTCCCGGCCGCCGCACCCGCCGACCCCCGCTCTCCGAAGAAGGTGTGGATCGGCGGCGTGGTCGCCGCCCTGGTCCTGGCCGGCTTCGTCTCCTTCTACGCCTCCGCCAGCCCCGACGGCCTGGAGAAGGTCGCCGCCGACAAGGGCATCGACAAGAACGTCGAGGAGCACGCCGTGGCCGACTCCCCGCTCGCCGACTACGGCGTCAAGGGCGTCGAGGCGGCCCGGCTCTCCGGCGGCCTCGCGGGCGTGATCGGCGTCGGCGCGACCCTCGCCGTCGGTACCGGCGCGTTCTGGGCCGTCAAGCGCCGCAGGGACGCCGCGTCCGTGGCGCAGGTCTGA
- the cbiQ gene encoding cobalt ECF transporter T component CbiQ: MGAGHTHKLYRQGDSPIHALPPHTKLVAVLAFVVVVVSTPREAIWAFAAYAVLLGVVAALARIPAGFLLRRLLIEIPFVAFAFLMPFVVPGEQTEVLGISVSVPGLWGAWNVLAKGTLGVAASVLLASTTELRALLLGLQRLKLPPLLVQIASFMIRYGDVITDEMRRMSVARRSRGFEAKGVRHWGVLAKSAGALFIRSYERGERVHLAMVSRGYTGSMPVIDEATATRTQWTYAAALPLAALLICLLGWTLR; encoded by the coding sequence ATGGGAGCGGGGCACACGCACAAGCTGTACCGGCAAGGGGACTCGCCCATCCACGCGCTGCCCCCGCACACCAAGCTCGTCGCCGTCCTCGCCTTCGTCGTGGTCGTGGTCTCCACGCCCCGCGAGGCGATCTGGGCCTTCGCCGCCTACGCCGTCCTGCTCGGTGTCGTGGCGGCGCTGGCCCGGATCCCTGCCGGGTTCCTGCTGCGGCGGCTGCTGATCGAGATCCCGTTCGTGGCCTTCGCGTTCCTGATGCCCTTCGTGGTCCCCGGTGAGCAGACGGAGGTCCTCGGGATCTCCGTCTCCGTCCCCGGCCTGTGGGGCGCCTGGAACGTCCTCGCGAAGGGCACCCTCGGCGTCGCCGCCTCCGTACTGCTCGCCTCCACCACCGAACTGCGCGCGCTGCTCCTCGGCCTCCAGCGGCTGAAGCTGCCGCCCCTCCTGGTGCAGATCGCCTCCTTCATGATCCGGTACGGCGATGTGATCACCGACGAGATGCGCCGGATGTCCGTCGCCCGCCGCTCGCGCGGTTTCGAGGCGAAGGGCGTACGCCATTGGGGTGTCCTCGCCAAGTCCGCGGGCGCGCTCTTCATCCGCTCGTACGAGCGCGGTGAGCGCGTCCATCTCGCGATGGTCAGCCGGGGGTACACGGGGTCCATGCCGGTCATCGACGAGGCGACCGCCACCCGGACCCAGTGGACGTACGCCGCCGCCCTGCCCCTCGCCGCTCTGCTGATCTGCCTTCTGGGATGGACGCTCCGATGA
- a CDS encoding ABC transporter ATP-binding protein — translation MTPSLEVRGLAYAYPDGHQALFGVDLTVGRGERVALLGPNGAGKTTLVLHLNGILTGGAGTVSVAGLPVEKRNLAEIRRQVGIVFQDPDDQLFMPTVREDVAFGPASAGLRGAELEDVVHRALERVGMAEYADRPPHHLSFGQRRRVAVATVLAMEPEILVLDEPSSNLDPASRRELADVLRSLDVTVLMVTHDLPYALELCPRSVILSEGVIAGDGPTADVLADEELMARNRLELPYGFSPRPAV, via the coding sequence ATGACCCCCTCGCTCGAAGTCCGCGGCCTCGCCTACGCCTACCCCGACGGCCACCAGGCCCTCTTCGGCGTCGACCTGACCGTCGGGCGCGGCGAGCGGGTCGCCCTGCTCGGGCCCAACGGCGCCGGCAAGACCACGCTCGTCCTCCACCTCAACGGCATCCTCACCGGCGGCGCCGGCACGGTCTCCGTCGCCGGACTGCCCGTCGAGAAGCGGAACCTGGCCGAGATCCGGCGCCAGGTCGGGATCGTCTTCCAGGACCCGGACGACCAGCTGTTCATGCCGACCGTCCGCGAGGACGTCGCCTTCGGCCCGGCCTCGGCCGGGCTGCGCGGCGCGGAGCTCGAGGACGTCGTCCACCGCGCCCTGGAGCGCGTCGGCATGGCCGAGTACGCGGACCGGCCGCCGCACCACCTCTCCTTCGGGCAGCGCCGGCGCGTGGCCGTGGCGACCGTCCTCGCGATGGAGCCCGAGATCCTCGTCCTGGACGAGCCCTCCTCCAACCTCGACCCCGCCTCGCGCCGCGAGCTCGCGGACGTCCTGCGCTCCCTGGACGTCACCGTCCTCATGGTCACCCACGACCTGCCGTACGCCCTGGAGCTCTGCCCCCGCTCGGTCATCCTCAGCGAGGGCGTGATCGCCGGGGACGGGCCCACGGCCGACGTCCTCGCCGACGAGGAACTGATGGCCCGCAACCGCCTGGAACTCCCGTACGGCTTCTCCCCCCGCCCGGCCGTCTGA
- a CDS encoding serine hydrolase domain-containing protein, protein MGARRIRYEREGVWDVDVRGTVAAGFEPVRDAFLRNFDDRGERGAAVAVYRDGMKVVDLWAGTRDVDGEVPWAIDTAQVVRSATKGVAAAVPLLLHQRGQLDLDAPVGTYWPEFKAAGKDRVSVRQLLAHRAGLPVLDRPLTLAEAIDPVTAQAAIAAQAPVWEPGTAHGYHAHTFSWLIGGLVHRVTGRTIGRWVAEEIARPLGLDLWIGLPPEEAHRAGRLGPVEEIDPPGGGALKLRPKRSVTEAYRDPDSLTRRAFGAIDPKPDENDPLYRAAELPGSAGVSTARALARFYAATLGPVDGGPRLFAPATLTLARTEESAGPDRVLMVGTRFGLGHMLHGPASPLLGPTSFGHPGRGGSLGFADPEAGIAFGYVTNGMRKTVTADPRAQALVRAVRSVL, encoded by the coding sequence ATGGGGGCGCGACGGATCCGGTACGAGCGAGAAGGAGTGTGGGACGTGGACGTCCGGGGCACGGTGGCGGCGGGATTCGAGCCGGTCAGGGACGCGTTCCTGCGCAACTTCGACGACCGGGGCGAGCGCGGCGCGGCGGTCGCCGTCTACCGCGACGGCATGAAGGTCGTCGACCTGTGGGCGGGCACCCGCGACGTGGACGGCGAGGTCCCCTGGGCCATCGACACCGCGCAGGTCGTCCGCTCGGCCACCAAGGGCGTCGCGGCGGCCGTACCGCTGCTGCTGCACCAGCGCGGGCAGCTCGACCTGGACGCCCCCGTCGGCACGTACTGGCCCGAGTTCAAGGCGGCCGGCAAGGACCGGGTGAGCGTACGGCAGTTGCTCGCGCACCGGGCCGGGCTGCCGGTCCTGGACCGCCCGCTGACGCTCGCGGAGGCGATCGACCCGGTGACAGCCCAGGCGGCGATCGCCGCGCAGGCCCCGGTCTGGGAACCGGGCACGGCACACGGCTACCACGCCCACACCTTCAGCTGGCTGATCGGCGGCCTGGTCCACCGGGTCACCGGCCGCACCATCGGCCGCTGGGTCGCCGAGGAGATCGCCCGTCCGCTCGGCCTCGACCTCTGGATAGGCCTGCCGCCCGAGGAGGCCCACCGCGCCGGCCGCCTCGGCCCGGTCGAGGAGATCGACCCGCCCGGCGGCGGGGCCCTGAAGCTGCGCCCCAAGCGCTCGGTGACCGAGGCCTACCGCGACCCGGACTCCCTCACCCGGCGTGCCTTCGGTGCCATCGACCCCAAGCCCGACGAGAACGACCCGCTCTACCGCGCGGCCGAACTGCCCGGCTCGGCCGGCGTCTCCACGGCCCGCGCGCTGGCCCGCTTCTACGCCGCCACCCTCGGCCCGGTCGACGGCGGCCCCCGCCTCTTCGCCCCGGCGACCCTGACCCTCGCCCGCACCGAGGAGTCCGCGGGCCCGGACCGCGTCCTGATGGTCGGCACCCGCTTCGGCCTGGGCCATATGCTCCACGGCCCGGCCTCCCCCCTCCTCGGCCCCACGTCCTTCGGCCACCCCGGCCGAGGCGGCTCCCTGGGCTTCGCGGACCCCGAGGCGGGCATCGCCTTCGGCTACGTGACGAACGGAATGCGCAAGACGGTCACGGCGGACCCGCGCGCCCAGGCTCTGGTGCGAGCGGTGCGGTCGGTGCTGTGA
- a CDS encoding SDR family oxidoreductase, with translation MDRFEGYAALITGGARGIGAATARRLAEEGARVLVADLDEEVARETAAALPGAAHAVRCDVGDPESVAAAVAYAAETFGGLDVLVNNAFARDLPDVGPFEDEPEDGWRQQFDVTLMGAVRCAKAALPLLAAGGRGAIVNIGSVNAEAYFGNHSYSAAKAGLASLTRTLAGSAAPRGVRVNQVTPGTIATRAWHSREKQLAALADRVYPLGRVGTPEDVAAAVAFLASRDAAWITGTNLRVDGGLLAVNSHFAEVLGE, from the coding sequence ATGGACAGGTTCGAGGGTTACGCGGCACTGATCACCGGCGGGGCGCGCGGCATCGGGGCCGCGACCGCGCGCAGGCTGGCGGAGGAGGGCGCGCGCGTCCTCGTCGCCGATCTGGACGAGGAGGTGGCGCGGGAGACCGCCGCCGCGCTGCCCGGGGCGGCGCACGCCGTGCGGTGCGATGTCGGCGATCCGGAGTCGGTGGCGGCGGCCGTCGCGTACGCGGCGGAGACGTTCGGCGGGCTCGATGTGCTCGTCAACAACGCCTTCGCCCGGGATCTGCCGGACGTCGGCCCCTTCGAGGACGAGCCCGAGGACGGCTGGCGGCAGCAGTTCGACGTCACCCTGATGGGCGCGGTCCGCTGCGCCAAGGCCGCGCTGCCCCTGCTCGCGGCGGGCGGGCGCGGGGCGATCGTCAACATCGGCTCGGTCAACGCCGAGGCGTACTTCGGCAACCACTCCTACAGCGCGGCCAAGGCGGGCCTCGCCTCCCTGACCCGGACCCTCGCGGGCTCCGCGGCTCCGCGCGGGGTACGGGTCAACCAGGTCACCCCGGGCACGATCGCCACCCGCGCCTGGCACTCCCGGGAGAAGCAACTGGCCGCGCTCGCCGACCGCGTCTACCCACTGGGCCGGGTCGGCACCCCGGAGGACGTGGCCGCCGCGGTCGCCTTCCTCGCCTCCCGCGACGCGGCCTGGATCACCGGCACGAACCTCCGTGTGGACGGCGGACTGCTCGCGGTGAACTCCCACTTCGCCGAGGTGCTGGGGGAGTAG